A window from Brachyhypopomus gauderio isolate BG-103 chromosome 6, BGAUD_0.2, whole genome shotgun sequence encodes these proteins:
- the eloa gene encoding elongin-A has product MAEDLLEVVEKLQSRLSENQEPRKLLRTLKRLGELPITVDILVETGVGKTVNSLRKHDLAGEAAKTLVAKWKKLVPQSAERPSSTKEGRSHSRTDDTRGYKRTREPSPEDPPPVEEEEEEEEEEYQQEYSPSQPQHYSPQHSNDGARGYQSEEYASPAEEPTPSPPRKEIRHSKTHREAAREHGSHSAREQERRKRPMQAPSGGGEALTRSDDREQKGGSTHTSSKHSRHSTPHESKRDKKGGSDGRPRERRDRPEPVRDEDEERYEAPTKSFEYFLTYDDPALSKKKKKQSRPSQPVTPTPSVSSKSSKANGTPSKRPEPAPTPASTNTVPEKRRKVVDVVPTLPDFPLPAIQPNYRPLPSIDVTPLSPQRRKVPISCDEEDAGFTGRRFNSKMVVYSGSKTAYLPKMMTLYEQCIRVLQNNIDSIEEVGGVPFEILEPVLDRCTPEQLYRIEQFNQYFIEESADLWMRHCQRDFKREAPQEYESWRELYLRLHDEREERLRMLTQNISSAHANKPKGRQVKMAYVNTAAKPPRDVRRRQEKFGTTSGATSSSISSAAPARVKIRPIMPHSSHLLSGDGGQASFSSVPDTSRPSVPSSSAGHSARDKQQVKKIAPMMAKTIKEFKNRFSRR; this is encoded by the exons CTGCTGAGGACGCTGAAGAGGTTGGGGGAACTGCCCATTACTGTGGACATCCTTGTG GAAACAGGTGTTGGGAAGACTGTAAATTCCCTGCGCAAACATGACCTTGCTGGGGAGGCAGCAAAGACCCTTGTGGCCAAGTGGAAGAAGCTGGTACCCCAGTCTGCAGAAAG ACCCAGTAGTACAAAAGAGGGACGCTCCCACTCACGGACAGACGACACGAGAGGTTACAAACGCACTAGGGAACCTTCACCAGAAGACCCGCCACCCgtagaggaggaagaagaggaggaggaggaagagtaccAACAAGAGTACTCCCCTTCTCAGCCACAGCACTACAGCCCTCAGCACAGCAATGACGGGGCAAGGGGGTACCAGTCAGAGGAATACGCGAGTCCAGCAGAGGAGCCGACGCCTAGTCCTCCTCGGAAGGAGATCAGACACAGCAAGACGCACAGAGAGGCGGCAAGAGAGCATGGCTCACACTCCGCCAGGGAGCAGGAGAGACGTAAACGGCCCATGCAGGCGCCGAGCGGTGGAGGCGAGGCGCTGACACGCAGTGACGACAGAGAACAGAAAGGGGGCTCCACGCACACATCTTCCAAACACAGCCGTCACTCCACCCCACATGAAAGTAAAAGAGACAAGAAAGGGGGCAGTGATG gcagGCCTCGGGAAAGAAGGGACAGACCAGAGCCAGTgcgtgatgaagatgaggaacgCTACGAGGCTCCCACCAAGTCCTTTGAATACTTTCTCACGTATGACGACCCTGCACTAagtaagaagaagaagaaacagtCTCGTCCATCTCAGCCTGTTACCCCTACTCCTTCAGTGTCCTCCAAGTCCAGCAAGGCCAATGGGACTCCGAGCAAGCGCCCTGAGCCAGCGCCCACGCCTGCATCCACAAACACTGTGCCAGAGAAACGCCGAAAG GTAGTGGACGTGGTCCCCACTCTACCTGACTTCCCATTGCCTGCCATCCAGCCTAACTACAGACCACTGCCCTCGATAGATGTCACCCCACTGTCCCCACAGAGACGCAAAG TCCCCATATCGTGTGATGAAGAGGATGCTGGCTTCACAGGCCGGCGTTTCAACTCAAAAATGGTGGTGTACTCTGGCTCAAAGACCGCATACCTACCTAAGATGATGACTCTGTATGAGCAGTGCATCAGAGTCCTACAGAACAATATTGACT CAATTGAAGAGGTTGGTGGTGTGCCTTTTGAGATTTTGGAACCAGTTCTGGACAGGTGTACTCCAGAACAGTTATACCGCATCGAGCAGTTTAACCAG TATTTCATAGAGGAGTCCGCTGATCTGTGGATGCGACACTGCCAGCGAGACTTTAAGCGTGAGGCTCCTCAGGAGTATGAGAGCTGGAGGGAGCTGTACTTGCGTCTGCACGATGAGCGTGAGGAGCGTCTGCGCATGCTCACGCAGAACATCAGCTCCGCCCACGCCAACAAGCCCAAAG GTCGTCAGGTGAAGATGGCGTACGTTAATACGGCGGCTAAACCCCCTCGTGATGTTCGGAGGAGGCAGGAGAAGTTCGGAACTACAAGTGGCGCTACCAGCAGCAGCATCAGTTCTGCGGCCCCAGCTCGAGTCAA AATCAGACCCATAATGCCACATAGCTCCCATCTTCTGTCAGGTGATGGGGGCCAGGCTTCCTTCAGCAGTGTTCCAGACACCTCTCGTCCTTCAGTTCCCAGCAGCAGTGCTGGCCACAGTGCAAGAGACAAACAACAGGTCAAAA AAATTGCCCCCATGATGGCTAAAACTATCAAAGAATTTAAGAACCGTTTTTCCCGACGATAA